The Bos javanicus breed banteng chromosome 18, ARS-OSU_banteng_1.0, whole genome shotgun sequence genome has a segment encoding these proteins:
- the LOC133229788 gene encoding succinate dehydrogenase assembly factor 3, mitochondrial-like yields the protein MSALHVSRVRALYRRILLLHRVLSPDLKDLGDQYVKDEFRRHKTAGSKEAERFLQEWEAYAAVLWQQANESRQISTEKVCFGISLPEEKLNDFGDEQIGQLQELMQEATKPNRQFNITESREPKL from the coding sequence ATGTCTGCTCTGCATGTCTCGCGTGTCCGGGCCTTGTATCGGCGCATTTTGCTGCTGCACCGGGTTCTGTCCCCAGACCTCAAAGACCTTGGCGACCAGTACGTGAAGGACGAATTTAGGAGACACAAGACCGCTGGTTCTAAAGAGGCCGAGCGATTCCTGCAGGAATGGGAGGCATATGCAGCAGTGCTGTGGCAACAAGCTAATGAAAGCAGACAAATTTCAACTGAAAAAGTGTGTTTTGGAATCTCCCTACCAGAAGAAAAACTTAATGACTTTGGTGATGAACAGATTGGACAGTTGCAGGAACTGATGCAAGAAGCCACTAAACCCAACAGGCAATTTAATATTACTGAGTCTAGGGAACCGAAGCTTTAG
- the LOC133229766 gene encoding zinc finger protein 154-like, with protein sequence MAAAAPKNPLQGSVTFEDVAVYFSWEEWSLLDDAQRRLYHNVMLENLALIISLGCWHGAEDEEASSEQNISVHGMSQVRIPKAGMFSQKAHFCDLDLGDVLHLTEHQRQKLYDIGAWEKHLYFSVKYQPRKQHTGEKYLRSKMGKASFMTNCRLFVLGKSLSCGESTQTRDKSNRRTECGAAFHRGKTHYSPGECTEDFSCRHILSQHQRVLTREKCYTCNECGKSFSKSYSLNDHWRVHTGEKPYECGECGKSFRQSSSLIQHRRVHTGARPHECDECGKLFSNKSNLIKHRRIHTGERPYECSECGKSFSESSALLQHRSVHTGERPYECSECGKFFTYHSSLIKHQRVHSGSRPYECNECGKSFTQNSSLIEHRRVHSGERPYKCSECGKSFSQSSALLQHRRVHTGERPYECNECGKFFTYSSSLLKHQRVHTGSRPYECSECGKSFTQNSSLIKHRRIHTGERPYECSECGKSFSHSSSLIKHRRVHTC encoded by the exons ATGGCAGCGGCAGCCCCGAAGAACCCGCTTCAG GGCAGTGTGACCTTTGAGGATGTGGCTGTGTACTTCTCCTGGGAGGAATGGAGTCTCCTTGATGATGCTCAGAGACGCCTGTACCAcaatgtgatgctggagaacttgGCACTTATAATCTCCTTGG GTTGTTGGCATGGAGCAGAGGATGAAGAGGCATCTTCTGAACAGAACATTTCTGTACATGGAATGTCACAGGTCAGGATTCCCAAGGCAGGCATGTTCTCCCAGAAGGCCCATTTTTGTGACCTGGACTTGGGAGACGTTTTGCACTTGACTGAGCATCAGAGGCAGAAACTGTATGATATTGGGGCATGGGAGAAACACTTGTATTTCAGTGTAAAGTATCAGCCCCGCAAGCAGCACACTGGAGAGAAATACCTCAGAAGCAAGATGGGCAAAGCCTCATTTATGACCAACTGCAGACTTTTTGTGTTGGGGAAGTCACTTTCTTGTGGGGAGTCCACACAGACCAGGGATAAGTCAAACAGGAGAACTGAGTGTGGAGCAGCCTTTCACAGGGGGAAAACTCATTACAGCCCTGGAGAATGCACTGAAGACTTCAGTTGCAGACATatactttctcagcatcagagagTCCTCACTAGAGAAAAATGCTACACatgtaatgaatgtgggaaatcttttaGCAAAAGCTACAGCCTCAATGACCATTGGAGAGTTCACACAGGAGAAAAGCCTTATGAGTGTGGGGAATGTGGGAAATCCTTTAGACAGAGCTCTAGCCTCATTCAGCATCGGAGAGTTCACACTGGAGCAAGACCTCATGAGTGTGATGAATGTGGAAAATTATTTAGCAACAAATCCAACCTTATTAAACAtcggagaattcatactggagaaagGCCGTATGAGTGTAGTGAATGTGGGAAGTCCTTTAGCGAAAGCTCTGCACTCCTTCAACACCGGAGtgttcacactggagaaaggccttatgagtgcagtgaatgtggaaaattctttacgTACCACTCCAGTCTCATAAAACACCAGAGAGTTCACTCTGGATCAAGGCCCTATGAGTGCAATGAATGTGGAAAGTCCTTTACCCAAAACTCCAGCCTCATTGAACACCGTAGAGTTCATAGTGGAGAAAGGCCTTAcaagtgcagtgaatgtgggaaatcttttaGCCAAAGCTCTGCACTTCTGCAGCATCGgagagttcacactggagaaaggccttatgAGTGCAATGAATGTGGGAAATTCTTTACTTACAGCTCCAGTCTCTTAAAACACCAGAGAGTTCACACGGGATCAAGGCCTTATGAGTGTAGCgaatgtgggaaatcttttaCTCAAAACTCCAGCCTCATTAAACACaggagaattcatactggagaaaggccttatgagtgtagtgaatgtgggaaatcttttaGCCATAGCTCTAGCCTTATTAAACACCGAAGAGTTCACACTTGTTAA